The following proteins are co-located in the Meriones unguiculatus strain TT.TT164.6M chromosome 4, Bangor_MerUng_6.1, whole genome shotgun sequence genome:
- the Slc10a2 gene encoding ileal sodium/bile acid cotransporter has protein sequence MDNSSVCSPNATLCDGDSCLVPESNFNAILSVVMSTVLTILLAMVMFSMGCNVEIHKFLGHIKRPWGIFVGFLCQFGIMPLTGFILSMAFGILPVQAVVVLIMGCCPGGTASNILAYWVDGDMDLSVSMTTCSTLLALGMMPLCLFIYTKMWVDSGKIVIPYDSIGTSLVALVIPVSIGIFVNHKWPQKAKIILKIGSIAGAILIVLIAVVGGILYQSAWIIEPKLWVIGTIFPIAGYSLGFFLARIAGQPWYRCRTVALETGMQNTQLCSTIVQLSFSPEELNLVFTFPLIYSIFQIIFAAIFLGIYVAYKKCPGKNDAEFLEKTDNEMDPRPSFHETNKGFQPDEK, from the exons ATGGATAACTCCTCTGTCTGTTCCCCAAATGCAACTCTCTGTGACGGTGATTCCTGCCTAGTACCTGAGAGCAACTTCAATGCCATTCTCAGTGTGGTGATGAGCACTGTGCTCACCATCCTCCTCGCCATGGTGATGTTTTCTATGGGATGCAATGTGGAAATCCACAAGTTCTTAGGACACATAAAGCGGCCATGGGGCATCTTCGTGGGCTTTCTCTGTCAGTTTGGAATCATGCCTCTCACGGGCTTTATCCTGTCCATGGCCTTTGGTATACTCCCAGTACAGGCTGTGGTGGTACTAATTATGGGTTGCTGCCCTGGTGGAACTGCCTCCAATATCCTGGCCTATTGGGTAGATGGCGACATGGATCTCAG TGTTAGCATGACCACTTGCTCCACACTGCTTGCCCTTGGAATGATGCCCCTTTGCCTCTTCATCTATACCAAGATGTGGGTCGACTCAGGAAAAATTGTGATTCCCTATGATAGCATTG GCACTTCTCTGGTTGCCCTTGTTATTCCTGTTTCCATTGGAATCTTTGTGAATCATAAATGGCCCCAAAAAGCGAAGATCATACTTAAA ATTGGTTCCATCGCAGGTGCCATTCTCATTGTGCTCATAGCTGTAGTTGGAGGAATACTGTACCAAAGTGCATGGATCATCGAACCCAAACTGTGGGTTATAGGAACGATATTTCCTATAGCTGGATACAGCCTGGGCTTTTTCCTGGCGAGAATAGCTGGTCAACCTTGGTACAG GTGCCGAACCGTTGCCTTGGAAACTGGGATGCAGAACACACAGCTGTGTTCTACCATAGTACAGCTCTCCTTCAGCCCTGAGGAACTCAACCTTGTGTTCACCTTCCCACTCATCTATAGCATTTTCCAGATCATCTTTGCAGCGATATTTTTAGGAA TTTATGTCGCATATAAGAAATGTCCTGGGAAAAATGATGCTGAGTTTCTAGAGAAAACAGACAATGAAATGGACCCCAGACCATCATTTCATGAGACAAACAAAGGATTTCAACCAGATGAGAAGTAG